Proteins found in one Rahnella aceris genomic segment:
- the ghrB gene encoding glyoxylate/hydroxypyruvate reductase GhrB, producing the protein MKPSIVLYKKLPADLHQRLEEHFTITEFDGITDKNRAQVFDALQNAEGLLGSGGKIDKELFDHAQRLRAVSTISVGYDNFDVAELTRREIPMMHTPTALTDTVADTVMALVLSTARRVVNVAERVKAGEWNENIGEDWFGIDVHHKTMGIVGMGRIGLALAQRAHFGFDMPILYNARSQHKEAEEKFGARKCELDELLKESDFVCILLPMTEQTFHLIGKEELAKMKSSAILISAGRGPVIDEPALIEALKAGTIYGAGMDVFETEPLPKDSPLLSLPNVVALPHIGSATHETRYDMAACAVDNLIAALRGDVKQFCVNPEVLKK; encoded by the coding sequence ATGAAGCCGTCTATCGTTTTATATAAAAAATTACCCGCCGACCTGCATCAGCGTCTTGAAGAGCATTTCACCATCACTGAATTTGATGGCATTACGGATAAGAACCGTGCTCAGGTGTTTGATGCGCTGCAAAACGCCGAAGGATTACTGGGTTCCGGCGGGAAAATTGATAAAGAACTTTTCGACCATGCACAGCGCCTGCGTGCGGTTTCTACCATTTCCGTCGGTTATGATAATTTCGATGTGGCAGAACTGACCCGCCGCGAAATCCCGATGATGCATACTCCGACGGCGCTGACCGATACCGTCGCTGACACGGTGATGGCACTGGTGCTCTCTACCGCCCGCCGCGTGGTAAATGTGGCCGAGCGCGTAAAAGCCGGTGAATGGAATGAAAACATTGGCGAAGACTGGTTCGGCATTGATGTTCACCATAAAACCATGGGCATCGTCGGCATGGGCCGTATCGGTCTGGCGCTGGCGCAACGTGCGCATTTCGGTTTCGACATGCCGATTTTGTACAATGCACGCAGCCAGCATAAAGAAGCGGAAGAGAAGTTTGGCGCGCGTAAATGCGAGCTGGATGAGCTGCTGAAAGAGTCTGATTTCGTCTGTATCTTGCTGCCAATGACCGAACAAACCTTCCATCTGATCGGTAAGGAAGAGCTGGCGAAGATGAAATCCAGCGCGATTTTGATCAGCGCAGGTCGCGGGCCGGTTATCGATGAACCAGCCCTGATCGAAGCGCTGAAAGCCGGTACGATTTATGGTGCTGGTATGGACGTGTTCGAGACTGAGCCGCTGCCAAAAGATTCTCCGCTGCTGAGCCTGCCAAACGTGGTGGCACTGCCGCATATCGGTTCCGCAACGCATGAAACCCGCTACGATATGGCGGCCTGCGCAGTGGATAACCTGATCGCCGCACTCAGGGGTGACGTGAAACAGTTCTGCGTGAACCCGGAAGTTCTGAAGAAGTAA
- a CDS encoding MFS transporter, whose translation MNQSRIATRRWWYIMPIVFITYSLAYVDRSNFSFASAAGINNDLGITKGMSSLLGALFFLGYFFFQIPGTIYAERRSVKKLIFWCLLLWGGFASLTGVVTNIPMLAVIRFALGVVEAAVMPAMLVYISNWFTKSERSRANTFLILGNPVTVLWMSVLSGYLIKSFGWREMFIFEGIPAVIWAVIWWFTVKDKPEQVSWLSDQEKQALAAQLEKEQKDIQAVGGYREAFRSRNVVLLCLQYFFWSIGVYGFVLWLPSILRDGKSMGMVEAGWLSSAPYLAATIAMILVSWASDKMQNRKLFVWPLLLVAALAFFGSWAAGTNNFWLSYSLLVVAAAAMYAPYGPFFAIIPEMLPKNVSGGAMALINSLGALGSFFGSWFVGYLNGNTGSPAASFIFMAVSLLVSAGLTLLVRPRKANIQPKEVSLTQGSKS comes from the coding sequence ATGAACCAGTCCAGGATCGCCACCCGCCGCTGGTGGTACATCATGCCGATCGTGTTCATCACTTACAGTCTGGCGTATGTCGACCGCTCGAACTTCAGTTTTGCCTCAGCGGCCGGTATCAACAACGATTTGGGCATTACCAAAGGGATGTCGTCCCTGTTGGGTGCACTGTTTTTTTTGGGCTATTTCTTCTTCCAGATCCCCGGCACGATTTACGCCGAACGCCGCAGTGTTAAGAAACTGATTTTCTGGTGTTTATTGCTTTGGGGGGGATTCGCCTCTTTAACCGGCGTGGTAACCAACATTCCGATGCTGGCAGTGATCCGCTTCGCCCTCGGCGTGGTGGAAGCTGCCGTGATGCCCGCCATGCTGGTGTATATCAGCAACTGGTTCACCAAATCCGAGCGTTCCCGTGCTAACACCTTTCTGATCCTCGGCAATCCGGTGACAGTGTTGTGGATGTCGGTGCTTTCCGGCTATCTGATCAAATCCTTTGGCTGGCGCGAGATGTTTATCTTCGAAGGCATTCCGGCGGTGATCTGGGCGGTTATCTGGTGGTTTACCGTCAAAGATAAACCTGAACAAGTCAGCTGGCTGAGCGACCAGGAGAAACAGGCGCTGGCCGCACAACTGGAAAAAGAGCAGAAAGACATTCAGGCGGTGGGCGGTTACCGGGAAGCCTTCCGCTCGCGCAATGTGGTGCTGCTTTGCCTGCAATATTTCTTCTGGAGCATTGGCGTGTATGGCTTTGTGCTCTGGCTGCCGTCGATTTTGCGCGACGGCAAATCAATGGGCATGGTCGAAGCGGGCTGGTTATCTTCCGCCCCTTATCTGGCCGCCACTATCGCCATGATCCTGGTGTCCTGGGCATCGGACAAAATGCAAAACCGTAAGTTGTTTGTCTGGCCGTTATTGCTGGTGGCCGCGCTGGCGTTCTTTGGTTCATGGGCCGCTGGCACAAACAATTTCTGGCTTTCGTACAGTTTACTGGTGGTTGCGGCTGCGGCAATGTATGCCCCGTACGGGCCGTTCTTCGCCATTATTCCTGAAATGCTGCCCAAAAATGTGTCCGGTGGCGCGATGGCTTTGATTAACAGCCTCGGCGCACTGGGCTCATTCTTTGGCTCCTGGTTTGTCGGCTATCTCAACGGCAATACGGGCAGTCCGGCAGCCTCATTTATTTTCATGGCCGTGTCGTTACTGGTTTCCGCAGGTTTAACCCTGCTGGTGAGACCGCGAAAGGCCAACATTCAGCCGAAAGAAGTTTCCTTAACCCAAGGGAGTAAGTCATGA
- a CDS encoding sugar phosphate isomerase/epimerase family protein yields the protein MKREIVIVTAAYGNSVVKARGGQAELLSVIADAKADGVEIRRELFTAGELDSLPALAEKIKSHGLFAVYSVPFPLFSAGGKLNSDASQYFEEARILNARTIKFSLGEFMPGQDLTPLKVVLASSPVKLVVENDQSPDCGILSRINAFMFAAESLHLPLSMTFDMANWLWVGQDPAVAAERLARHVGYVHVKAAQKRSGKWHAVALDDSDGSWEPLLKSLPQDVPRGIEFPLEGDDLTAVTRHYVELLRQ from the coding sequence ATGAAAAGAGAAATCGTCATTGTTACCGCAGCCTACGGCAACAGCGTGGTAAAAGCCCGCGGCGGCCAGGCGGAGCTGCTTTCAGTGATTGCTGATGCTAAGGCCGACGGTGTGGAAATTCGTCGCGAATTGTTCACTGCCGGAGAACTGGATTCGTTGCCAGCGCTGGCAGAAAAAATTAAAAGTCATGGATTGTTTGCGGTGTATTCCGTGCCGTTTCCGCTGTTTTCAGCCGGTGGCAAGCTTAATTCTGATGCATCACAATATTTTGAAGAGGCGCGCATTCTCAATGCCCGCACCATTAAGTTTTCTCTCGGCGAATTTATGCCGGGCCAGGATCTGACCCCGCTGAAGGTTGTGCTGGCGTCAAGCCCGGTGAAGCTGGTGGTTGAGAATGACCAGTCGCCGGATTGCGGCATTCTTTCACGCATTAACGCTTTTATGTTTGCTGCTGAGTCGCTGCATCTGCCGTTAAGCATGACGTTCGACATGGCCAACTGGCTGTGGGTCGGACAGGATCCGGCCGTGGCCGCTGAGCGTCTGGCGCGTCATGTGGGTTATGTGCATGTCAAAGCTGCACAAAAACGTAGCGGAAAATGGCATGCCGTCGCGCTCGATGACAGCGATGGCAGTTGGGAACCTTTATTGAAAAGCCTGCCTCAGGATGTGCCACGCGGTATCGAATTCCCGCTTGAGGGTGATGATCTGACCGCGGTGACGCGCCATTACGTAGAACTGTTACGTCAGTAA